The following coding sequences lie in one Apium graveolens cultivar Ventura chromosome 1, ASM990537v1, whole genome shotgun sequence genomic window:
- the LOC141707278 gene encoding uncharacterized protein LOC141707278 encodes MKGHHAYECRNQMPDIICFGCGKIGHYINNCKEQAPGTNVPTTAGPSFQMMPRSEGPSAQPKTGTFNLTMPDAVQSSDVVVGTLLINSVGAKVLIESGATRSFISQNFVDKLHYEVELLEQALMIELANKNQVSVNRVCPRCDIEIGRHHFMST; translated from the coding sequence ATGAAAGGACATCATGCTTATGAGTGCCGTAACCAGATGCCAGACATTATATGTTTCGGATGTGGGAAGATAGGGCATTATATTAACAACTGTAAGGAGCAAGCTCCAGGAACAAATGTGCCAACAACTGCAGGACCATCATTTCAGATGATGCCAAGGAGTGAAGGACCATCAGCTCAACCTAAAACCGGGACATTCAATTTGACCATGCCTGATGCTGTTCAAAGTTCCGACGTGGTTGTAGGTACGCTTCTAATCAACTCCGTAGGTGCTAAAGTTTTAATTGAGTCTGGAGCTACAAGGTCgtttatttctcaaaattttgtCGATAAATTGCATTACGAAGTTGAACTGTTAGAACAAGCGTTAATGATAGAACTAGCTAATAAGAACCAAGTTTCTGTcaaccgagtgtgcccgaggtgtgatatCGAGATAGGGAGACATCATTTTATGtcaacttaa